The Glycine soja cultivar W05 chromosome 6, ASM419377v2, whole genome shotgun sequence genome has a window encoding:
- the LOC114416292 gene encoding adenine/guanine permease AZG2-like, whose product MGRDLCANGKMEGLRSSWSQMEKALNDVVSKSFVGRYFKLEARKSCFTRELRAAMATFLTMVYIITVNATIIAVSGGTCSVEDCSSPTRPDCKVKPDVGYESCLAKTKSDLVVATAVSGLIGSVAMGLFANLPLGLAPGMGPNAYFAFNLVGFHGTGPLSYQTALAVICVEGIVFLLVSAVGLRGKLAKLIPHSVRLGCAAGIGLFIAFTGLQVGLGVGLIGPDAANLVTITACKVVDPETGACLGGKLQSPKFWLGLVGFLITSYGLMKNVKGSMIYGILFVTLVSWFRHTEVTYFPDTPLGDANYNYFKKVVDFHNMDSTAGVLSFRGFNKREVWVALATLLYVDVLAITGTMYTMAEMGGYVDEKGHFEGEYVAYLVDAGSTIVGSALGVSTTATFVESSAGMREGGRTGLTAVFIGFFFFLSLFFTPLLASVPPWAIGPSLVMVGVMMMKVVKDIDWTNTKDAVTAFATMLLMPLTYSIANGIIGGVGLYIALSLYDYAASIVNWSRKMRRMVAKEQNQVSVDSAVEMI is encoded by the exons ATGGGAAGAGATCTTTGTGCAAATGGAAAAATGGAAGGGTTGAGAAGCTCATGGTCCCAAATGGAAAAGGCCTTGAACGATGTCGTTTCAAAGAGCTTTGTTGGGAGGTACTTCAAGTTGGAAGCAAGGAAGAGCTGCTTCACCAGGGAGCTTCGTGCCGCCATGGCCACTTTTCTGACCATGGTATACATCATCACCGTAAACGCCACCATCATCGCGGTCTCCGGTGGAACCTGCTCCGTCGAAGATTGCTCGTCTCCGACGAGGCCGGACTGTAAGGTGAAGCCCGACGTTGGGTACGAGAGTTGTCTTGCAAAGACGAAGAGTGACCTGGTTGTGGCCACCGCTGTTTCTGGCCTTATTGGGTCTGTTGCCATGGGCCTGTTTGCCAACCTCCCTTTGGGCCTGGCCCCTGGCATGGGGCCCAACGCATACTTCGCTTTTAACTTGGTTGGTTTTCATGGTACTGGGCCGCTCTCTTACCAGACTGCACTGGCTGTGATCTGTGTTGAGggaattgtttttcttttggtctCTGCTGTTGGGCTGAGGGGGAAGCTTGCAAAGCTCATTCCCCATTCAGTCAGGCTTGGTTGTGCTGCTGGGATTGGGCTTTTCATTGCCTTCACGGGCCTGCAGGTCGGCCTTGGTGTTGGACTTATTGGGCCTGATGCTGCTAATCTGGTTACCATAACTGCCTGTAAAGTTGTGGACCCAGAAACTGGGGCTTGCTTGGGTGGGAAACTGCAAAGCCCAAAATTCTGGTTGGGTCTTGTAGGTTTTCTAATCACAAGTTATGGGTTGATGAAAAATGTCAAAGGGAGTATGATTTATGGTATTCTTTTTGTGACTTTGGTGTCTTGGTTTAGGCACACTGAAGTCACTTATTTTCCTGACACCCCGCTTGGTGATGCAAATTATAACTATTTCAAGAAAGTGGTTGATTTTCACAACATGGATTCCACTGCTGGGGTTCTTAG ctTTAGAGGTTTCAACAAAAGGGAAGTTTGGGTGGCCTTGGCTACTTTGTTATACGTTGATGTGCTTGCCATCACTGGCACTATGTACACCATGGCAGAGATGGGAGGGTATGTGGACGAAAAAGGACATTTTGAAGGTGAATACGTGGCATACTTGGTTGATGCAGGTAGCACCATTGTGGGTTCTGCATTGGGTGTGTCAACCACAGCAACATTTGTGGAGTCATCAGCCGGTATGAGAGAAGGTGGTCGCACAGGACTAACAGCAGTTTTCATAGGATTCTTCTTCTTTCTGTCACTATTCTTCACTCCACTCTTGGCTAGTGTTCCTCCTTGGGCTATAGGACCCTCACTTGTGATGGTTGgggtgatgatgatgaaggtGGTGAAGGACATAGATTGGACCAACACAAAGGATGCAGTGACTGCTTTTGCCACCATGCTCCTCATGCCTCTCACTTACTCCATTGCAAATGGTATCATTGGTGGGGTTGGGCTCTACATTGCTCTTAGCCTCTATGACTATGCTGCAAGCATTGTAAATTGGTCGAGGAAGATGAGGAGAATGGTGGCCAAGGAACAAAACCAAGTTTCTGTTGACTCAGCAGTGGAAATGATATGA